Genomic DNA from Bosea sp. (in: a-proteobacteria):
GCGGCGCCGGAGAATGGCTGCAGGACAAGCTATGGAACCGGTGGCAAACGCAGAAGCCGGCTCAAGCTGCATATCGGCATGGATGCAGACAGCGGCGACATCGTCGCCTTCGATCTCGCCGACAAGGATGTCGACGATGCCGCGCATGTGTCTGTCTTGCTCGATCAGATCAGCACGCCCATCGCCTCATTTATGGGGGATGGCGCCCTTGACACAGGAGCCGTTTAGGTGGCGTCATTTCCAGAAATCCCGACGCGAGGGTGATCGTCCCACCGAGCAAGGATGCTGCGCCAAGCACGAATGCCGCCGCGCCCACCCGGCGGGACAAGCACCTCAGCAGATCAAGGCGCACGGGGGACTTATGGCGGCCTGGCTTCTGTGCAGTGAAGAAAGTGCAACAAGGAGCATCAACCAGAGATGGCGACACGTTCTGCCTCGCTCATGTATGCCAACCTG
This window encodes:
- a CDS encoding transposase is translated as MHIGMDADSGDIVAFDLADKDVDDAAHVSVLLDQISTPIASFMGDGALDTGAV